Proteins co-encoded in one Arachis hypogaea cultivar Tifrunner chromosome 11, arahy.Tifrunner.gnm2.J5K5, whole genome shotgun sequence genomic window:
- the LOC112722341 gene encoding inositol-tetrakisphosphate 1-kinase 2 — protein sequence MSEIGGQSPSRYRVGFALEPKKVQSFLQNSLIDHAKNHAIELIPIDLTTAIHQQLPFHSIIHKLHSPQWTQQLRHFSLHNPSIPIIDPPDAVDRLHDRVTMLDSVPKLSLQNDVVSVSVPKQAVANDERTAIEGLDSVNLRFPVIAKPLAADGSASSHNLCLVFDREGLKSLNYPVVVQEFVNHGGAVFKIYVAGRHVTCVRRKSLADITQEEIKNLKGAVPFSQVSNMKGSREQEEEGDGVEMPPEGLVSELGRGLREALGLNLFNVDVIRDANDEKRYLVIDINYFPGYAKLPCYETFFTNFLLDVVHGKNTV from the coding sequence ATGTCTGAAATAGGTGGTCAAAGTCCCAGCAGGTATCGAGTAGGGTTCGCCCTCGAACCCAAGAAAGTCCAGAGCTTCCTCCAAAACTCCCTGATTGACCATGCCAAAAATCACGCCATTGAGCTCATACCAATCGACCTCACCACAGCCATACACCAACAACTCCCATTCCACTCCATCATCCACAAACTCCACTCCCCTCAATGGACCCAACAACTCCGCCACTTCTCCCTTCACAACCCCTCCATCCCAATCATCGACCCACCCGACGCAGTAGATCGCCTACACGACCGAGTCACAATGCTCGACTCGGTCCCCAAACTCTCcctccaaaacgacgtcgtttctgtTTCCGTCCCCAAACAAGCCGTCGCAAACGACGAGAGAACCGCCATCGAGGGACTTGATTCGGTGAACCTGCGGTTCCCGGTGATAGCGAAGCCCTTGGCAGCCGACGGGAGCGCGAGTTCACATAATCTATGCTTGGTCTTTGACCGTGAAGGGTTGAAATCCCTAAATTACCCTGTGGTGGTGCAAGAGTTCGTGAACCACGGTGGCGCGGTTTTCAAGATCTACGTTGCGGGGAGGCACGTGACTTGCGTGAGGAGGAAGTCGTTGGCGGATATAACGCAGGAAGAGATTAAGAATCTGAAGGGGGCGGTGCCATTCTCTCAGGTGTCAAACATGAAGGGGTCACGTGAGCAGGAGGAGGAAGGGGATGGTGTTGAAATGCCTCCTGAGGGGTTGGTGAGCGAGTTGGGAAGGGGGTTGAGGGAGGCTTTGGGGCTTAACCTCTTCAACGTTGATGTGATTAGAGATGCCAATGACGAGAAAAGGTACCTCGTTATTGATATCAATTACTTTCCTGGCTATGCTAAGTTGCCATGTTATGAGACATTTTTCACCAATTTCTTGTTGGATGTTGTACATGGCAAAAACACCGTCTAG
- the LOC112722342 gene encoding uncharacterized protein, whose product MLRVAAKRLFVTPSPAPQQAIRVLPRFYHERVVDHYNNPRNVGSFDKNDPTVGTGLVGAPACGDVMKLQIKVDEKTGKIVDARFKTFGCGSAIASSSVATEWVKGKQMEEVLSIKNTEIAKHLSLPPVKLHCSMLAEDAIKAAVKDYEAKRAKATTANGEETTTGEKAATA is encoded by the exons ATGCTGAGGGTCGCCGCAAAGAGGTTATTTGTGACGCCGTCGCCGGCACCCCAACAGGCTATTAGGGTTCTGCCGCGATTTTACCATGAGAGGGTGGTAGATCACTACAACAATCCACGGAACGTTGGTTCCTTCGACAAGAATGACCCCACCGTGGGAACGGGTTTGGTCGGAGCACCGGCGTGCGGTGACGTCATGAAGCTGCAGATTAAGGTCGACGAGAAGACCGGCAAGATTGTTGATGCTCGCTTCAAGACCTTCGGCTGCGGCTCCGCCATTGCTTCTTCCTCTGTCG CTACTGAATGGGTAAAGGGAAAGCAGATGGAGGAAGTTTTGTCCATTAAGAACAC CGAAATTGCAAAGCATCTTTCACTTCCACCAGTTAAGCTTCACTGCAGCATGCTTGCTGAAGATGCAATTAAAGCAGCTGTTAAGGACTACGAAGCTAAGCGTGCTAAGGCAACCACTGCAAATGGAGAAGAAACAACCACCGGAGAGAAGGCTGCCACAGCTTAA